The DNA region GCCTTTCGTTTCTTATATTTCCTCAAATGAACTCAAATCACGCGTTTGGGGGGGGCTGTGGATCCGGGTTACGGGTCGGATATTAAGAATTGTCGGGTGGGTCCTTGTTGATTAGAAATGGTTTTGGTTATACACTAAAAACACCTAAATCGACTTGTAAAATAGCACTCTAATACACTAAATCgaaatcatgaaaatattttttttttcaaaatgaaatCACGAAACTATAAGAAAACACTAATTTGTATAACTGAAagtgtaaactaaatattacaCTAACCACTAAATTTGTCATGTGACATACAAATTAGTATAAGTGAGTGTAATACTATACTCTAAACTAACATGTATTTCGATTTGAAGAAACTATAActtaataaacaataaacataatttctaaaacaatataattgaattgataaatataaaattgtaattaatttgctttttatttgatttagggtatatggtttgaacTTTATACCTTATACcctaaataaatattgttattatGAACTCAAATAAATTGATAGGGTACAAACCTTataccctataccctaaataaatattgttattatGAACTCAAAATAAATGGACTCTAATACCCTAAAATAAATGAGACCATTTTCATAACAATACTCATGAACTCTAATATACAGTAGTGTAtgaattaaaatgataaacCAACAAAATGATCAAAGACAACAATCATAAACTCAATCGAGGTCAACAGTTTTCCCAGGAGCACGCTTTGGAGGCTTAAATGTGGACATCCGAAACTGTAAGACTTCATCATTTGCTGCTTCCCAAAGATCGTACACTATCTTGTGTCGGGCTTCTTGGATGTTCTCATCATTCACCAAAGAGAGATCCAAGCCTAGTAGATGGCATTCTATAAACTTCAACGAGTAAGCACCACAATCATTACCACTCATGTTTACGCATCTCATCGGGACATATGAAACAGTATACTGTTTAACATTGAAATCTTTCTTCTTATCTGAAGACTGGACAGCCTTGACGATTCGTGGAATGAGGACGGCGAATGCTTCCACGGCCTTGGTGTTCTTCTTACCCCCACAATCGAAGACATCTATTGTCCGGTTCACAAGATTGACGCATATAGAGATCCAGTGGGCTTGGTTAATACAAATAGGGATGTAGAGACGATCGATATCAACGTACCATACTGATCCCCTGCTTCCATGATATGGAAGGTCGCCTCTTCCATACTCTAGAAAACTCTCGTCGAGTTTGTACCCTTTCCTGTTTCCGTCAAACTTGCCGTAGGCCGTGATGATCTGATTACTAAACAAGCAGTTCAAAAAAGCAACTCGGTCTGGCTTCCATCGACGCAATGAGGTTCTTTCCCGAAACAAATACATCATGGCGTCCATGTCctgaaaaagagaaaacaatttttttaagaatgagAAGCAACCACACAATTCATTGTACAAAATAAATGAGCTAAACTCACATGGTTCTTCAACCATTGATTAGGGCCCATTATACGCGAAACTAACTCTGCATCAAATTTAGATGGCCCAATCTGAAGTACTCTGTAAAGAGAAAGCATTAGTATAAACGGTAGATTTGAGAAAACGAAGTCAAACAATAGAAATATTACTTACGTGGGATTCATTGTCCATTCCATTAGTTTGGCCCATTTGTCTTCTCGAACAAACACCAATTCATAGTCGCTGTCTTTGCAACGGACTTCTGGATCATCAATATCACTCAAGAATGGTCGCTTCGAGATCTCTGGCCGGAAAGAAGTCATAGGCGTAGTGAAAGCACAAGGTTCTTCGAACTGCTTATCTTGAGATGGATCAAAACCATCAACATTTGACTCTTGGGTAAGGTTGCCCATCGTCTTCTGTAAATGCTCTTGGGTCCCTAAATTGGCATCTAAGGTGCCAAATAAGCTGCCAAACACATCAGACAAGTCTGTATCCTGGTTATAAAACACAAAACATgacattaataattttaaaacatatatattacacCACAAAATACAATAATATTACACACATGATCCAAAACATCATCATTACATCAATATTGCACCCAGCAAAGACAACATCATCCttacaaatatattacaaaCCGCAAGAACATCAACCGAGGACATGAAAAAAGAAGAGCAACCGAGCACATGAAAAAAGAGCAACCGCAGACATGATTCAAAGAAGAGTAACCGAAGACATGAAAAATCTCTACTTCTTGTTTACCTTTGTCTGAGACCTTGTCTTCGCAGCATTTGCAGGACCACCACTGCGAAAAGGAGCAGAAGCTCGACTGCCAGTAGGACCAGTAGCTCGAGTACGAGAAGGAGCATATGCTCGACTGCCAGAAGGAGCTTCACCACGAGTAGAAACCGAAGTATGAGCTTCAGTAGAAGCCGGAATAGGAGCAGGAGTATAAACCGGAGCAGTATTAGAAACCGGAACAGTAGCCGCAGCAGGAGTGTTAGCCGGAGCACCACCCTGATTCTGAGATGAAAGGAGCTTCTCCTCTAATTTGGCAAACCGGTCATCAATCATGTCGCGTACCTCGAGCCCCAAGGCAGTGAAAGAAGACTTGAACATAACCTGGATATAAGACTTCATTTCCTCTTCAAGATCTCTGTACTTCTCGGTTGATCTTTGCAAAAGCAACCTCTTCTTCCTTGACTCGGCACCAGTATCCTGatatttcttctttctcttccttgGAGCAGACACAGGGGTgatttctgtttcttcttctactCCAGTCTCACTTGTTTCTCCAGCCTCCTCTTTATCTGAACCATCTTCATCAGAACTGTCCACAAATGGCTCTACAATTTCCTTGAAACCCCACTCATGCTTACTCCAATCATATTTCTTTTCGATCATCTCCATCATCAGATCGACTCTTTCATCCTTCATCTCAGAAGCTCGTTTAAACTCCTCACCTAAAACGACATTGTAATTTCCAGTGGAAGATAAATATGGAAACACATCTCcctacaaaacataaaaaaattaacaaagatTAGCACAAACAATAAGAAACTATAAATCAAATCAGATATATTTAAAGAACTTACAGTGGATCCAAAAGTAGACTCTAAGCTAGTAATATCATCATAGGAAACCTTGGCAGAGCCTTTCCAGTTCCTGCATCTCATGCTAGTCACGCCTTGTTGGAGTTTCTGACCCAAAAGCGACCCAATGTCTGGAATAGCCTCCATCAACCAAATCTGAAGTGCATAAGAGAACCCATCTAAAACATAGCTGTTCTGAGTCTTCACTTTATCCCTAGCTTCGATAATAGAAGTCACCAGCATATCAAAGGAGTGAAGACCCCATGGATATTTCCTCATCTTCTCAAAATCCATCACCAGCTTGATGTACTTGTGTGGGATGGCAACCCTCTCATCCTTCGCCATAATTATACCACAGATCACACACAAATACACCATCCTCAGCCTATCTACACGAGACCATGTATTACAATTCTTCAGATGCACCTTCCTGATTTCCTCTAAGGAAATTTTTCCTTTTCTCCTTAGCAACTTTGCCCAAAACCCTTTATCATATTTCCAATTATCAATATCCAAGTCAGGCTCGTCGTCTTCATACTTCAGACCAGTGATCGCATAGAACTCTTGCAT from Raphanus sativus cultivar WK10039 chromosome 8, ASM80110v3, whole genome shotgun sequence includes:
- the LOC130499058 gene encoding uncharacterized protein LOC130499058, which codes for MDIYVHQLQYSGRVIHTFVCKQLLTSKLHELWFHYARRPLRFSMQEFYAITGLKYEDDEPDLDIDNWKYDKGFWAKLLRRKGKISLEEIRKVHLKNCNTWSRVDRLRMVYLCVICGIIMAKDERVAIPHKYIKLVMDFEKMRKYPWGLHSFDMLVTSIIEARDKVKTQNSYVLDGFSYALQIWLMEAIPDIGSLLGQKLQQGVTSMRCRNWKGSAKVSYDDITSLESTFGSTGDVFPYLSSTGNYNVVLGEEFKRASEMKDERVDLMMEMIEKKYDWSKHEWGFKEIVEPFVDSSDEDGSDKEEAGETSETGVEEETEITPVSAPRKRKKKYQDTGAESRKKRLLLQRSTEKYRDLEEEMKSYIQVMFKSSFTALGLEVRDMIDDRSYFGFYSW